GTTTTCGTCTCGGTGATCTCCAACAGCCCATCGGTGACTGGACGTAGGTATTGACGGTTAGGGTTCGCACCTGCATCCAGTAGGGCTCGAACCATCATGGCATCCCGCATGGCGATGGCCATTTGCAATGGCGTCGCCCCTTCCCAGCCCATCCGCTCAGGATCGGCTCCATACTGCAATAACACCACCAACATCTCGAGCTCGCGCTCCCTGACACAATGGGCAAGCAGACCGTCATCTCCGCTTCCCTCCCAGTGCAACAAACTGACACCGTCCCGGAGCAAAGATTCCAAACGCGCCAAATCCCTCTGCCTGACCGCTTTATTGAAGGCACTACCAAAACCCAACAAAGCAGGCTCTCGAAACTCCGATTCCCCAACCGATTCCGCATAGGTCTGGTTCGCCCTCGTGGCCAGGTCTTCAAGCACAGTGACACCCCGGCTTCCATCAACCCCAGTCCCGTCCGCACGGGCACCTGCTTTTGCAGGCGGAGACACCGATGCCAATTTTAAGTCTGACTGCGCCAAACCTTGCCAAGCAAGCACACACAGAGCTAAAGCGAGCACCCAAGCCACAGCCCCTCTTTCAGCCTGAACCCAGCGCATTCGGCGTAGGGAGGGTAGCCCCCGCAAGCCACGCAGCCTGAGCCTACGCGCACACTGATCGCGCTTGGCTGAGACTTGCCGACGTTTGCTTGACATGGCCATAGCATAGAAATCTTATCCATGATCATCTAATACGCAAACTGTTTTCTCTGCTCTGACAAAGGAATCCAACAAGCAGAAGAAACCGGCAGGCCTCACGACTCGGATCATTTACGAAGGAAAGAAAATCAGATGAATCTGCTGCTTGCCTTTGATCTTCGTTGGGAGCCCTGATGGCCCCCGCTGATCGGCAGCATGAAACTTGGTGCCAATCGCAGGTATGGCGTGCAGAAAGGACACGCCGCCATCGAAGTTGGCGGTTCGCGTGTGCAAGGGTTCAGTCCCATTACGCGGTTCAAACACCCGGGCAAACAACCCTGATTGATTGGTCACCACGTTCAGGTTTCCTTCATCCCTTTGAAGTTCCAGCCAATGCATATCAGCGAAGTAGCCTTTGAACTCCGGCAGTGGCCAGTGTTTGCCCGGAACGGCATCGTTGTATTCGCACTGCCACAGGCCAAACTGTGGCCCCCGCATTCGGTTTTGCCAAACCCGATAAGGCCCCTGCCCCAGCCAACGCTTACCCAGAACCCCTTGCTCCGGAAAATCAAAGGTGACTCCGTGAAAAGCATAGGTCTCATCATCCTCATTCCCTCCATAGGAGCACTGCATTTCCAGATACCCTTGCGGATGAATCTTCCAGATCAAACCATTGAGCCCTCCATTCACGCCCTCCACATCCAAGACAAGGACATCACCATCGTAGCGTTGCCGGATAAGAGTCTGGCTTTCGGGAAGTAATTCCATCAAATGAGCCAAGCGTGGTCCCCGGCTCAAGGGAATCACTTTTGCCCCCGAAGCCATCCCCATCAGCAGCCCCGTCCGAGGGTCAAAGTCCGCCGTAAAATCTCCCACCCGAGCCCGTAACCGCCCGGGACTTTCTTCAACTTGCACCGTCTGTTTGTCCCGACCTGCCAGCCCACACAGTGCCAGCGGGTTCGGAGGCTGCAAACTCCAGCACCAAGTAAACAACTCCTGTTTCTTTCCATTCGTCACCCGAACTCTGAGGGCTTGGGTCGAGCTCCAATCACCGGGCAAAAGCAGCTGCGTTCTTTCTCCGGGAGCCACTACCGGGCAGTCGAGACGCCCCCGCTGCACCACCTCTTCGCCTGAAATCGTATATCGCAATTTCTCCCATGCTAAAGTGCATGTATCCAAGTTGGTGAAATCGTAGCGATTCTCCACTTGCACCTTACCGCTGAATCCGGACTCAGCGGTCGACACCATCGACACTTGAACCGGCGACCATATTTCCTTCACCGTAAAAAAGCTTCCTTCCTTTTCCCGGTGTGGGCCGACCAGTCCGTCTGGCGCTCGGTTACCGGCGAGGTCAATCTCACCATTCCGATCTGTCCGAACAATCCCTTCATCAGCAAAAACCCATAAAAATCCCCCTGCGGCATGTTCATGCTGCAAGATGAGATTCCAATAATCATTCAAGCCGGATCCCGATCCGCCATCATAGAGACCGTGCAAAAACTCCGTAGGCATAAAGACCTGCTCACGCTTCGCCATGCCCTCCAAAAATGAATAATTCGGGTAATGCTTTGTATCAATTTCATTAAACAAAGACCACGGGTGAATCACCACCCGGTTTTGCTTATCCCATAGCGCATAGTCGTCGTCCAACTCGGTGTTCCACCCGCCTTCATTGCCATTGGCCCAAAACAGAATACTCGGATGCATTTGATCGCGCCGAACCAACTCACCCACCAGGCGCTCACCCACTTCCGTATCGTAAGCTGGTTGACTCCACCCGCAGAGTTCATTGATCACATACAAACCCAACTCGTCACAAGCTTCCAAAAAATGTTTGTCCGGAGGGTAATGGGACATCCGCACCGCATTCATATTCATCTCCTTGATCAGACGAGCATCCTGATAACTCAATGCCCGGCTCACGGTCCTACCAGTTTCGGGCCAAAAACAATGGCGGTTGACTCCCTTGAGACGGATTTTACGCCCATTGACAAACACCCCCTGCTTCGCCTTCAACTCCACCGTTCGAAAGCCAAATTTCCGCTCAATCCGATGAAGGCAACGGTCTCCGGACATCAAATCCAACCTCACGGTATAGAGATGAGGCGTTTCAGCTGTCCACGTCTGATGCCCCCGCACCTTGGTCGACACACTCACTTTTTTTACACCTGCACCCACCGGGCTGGAAAAGGGCTCACCCAGAGCATCCCCCTGGCTATCGACAATCTGCGCACGAAGACGATCCGCACCTTTGGCACCGACGATAAATACATCGAGATCAAACGACCCGTCCGCCTTCGCATCCACCGACGCCCAATCGATATATTCCTGGGGGAGAGCCTCTAAGAACACCGGCCTGAAGATGCCTCCCAGCACCCAGTAATCCGCCTGCCGCTCCGCCATCTCCACCGTCTTGTTTTTCGACACCTTACAGACATGCACCTCTAACTGGTTCTCCCCTGCTTTGAGCAAAGAGGTGATTTCATAGGCAAACCGATAAAATCCACCTTGATGAATCGGGCCGGCGAGTTGTCCGTTCACCCTGACCTGGGCATCCGTCATCACCCCTTCAAATACAATGCGAACCCGCTTCCCCTTCCACGCCTGAGGTATTTGAAAATTCCTCCGATAGATACCTTCTTCATCGTGATGCTCCACACCTTTCGGCCGGTAGTGATGATCATTTCCATAATCGTAATTGCCAAATCCCTGCTGCTCCCACTGAGAAGGAACACCGATCTTGGTCCAAGTGCCGCTCTTACGCCCTTTTGTACAGAAAAAGTCCCATAGGACAGGATCATCGTTCCCCTTACCCGTGAGATAACGGCTCTGAGTCTCTGCCCCCGATACGCCTCCAACCAAACTCACCATTACGAGTAGGCCGATAGCGAACCAACCAAACCGAACATTGCTGAACATCATCACTTTCATCTTCATGAACACCAAATACGCTAAGCCCAAGATCCTTTCACCATAAAAATCACCCTGTAAAAAGTAAATTGACCCATTCCTCAGTCAGACCGAACCATCCTGCCCATCATGGGCATTTCGCTGACAGCTTTAAGTCCACACACTCTCTCTCCGCCCCTTTACATCCCCGCCGAGTCTCGACACCCTGCATCTTTGAAAGAATACTCAAGGGCTCCTCAATAGAGAAAACTTTCCCAACTGTCATCCATCGTGCCGCCTCGACGAAATCCAAACAGTGGCCGCCAGCGAGGAGCCTCGGGCTGCTTGCGAGGAAACATCTTTGCTTCATGTGGTAGTTTGTTCGCCTTGCGGTTGTTGCACTGAAAACAAGAAGTCACTATATTCTCCCAAGACATCCTACCACCTCTGGCCCTTGGAATCACATGATCGAGATTCAGTTGATGCTCGGGCAGGCAATCCCCACAATACTGGCAAGTATGATGATCTCTTAAAAAGACATGCCGCCGCGTGAACCGCACCTCCTTCATCGGCAACTGATCATACATCGCCAACACAATGACCTTGGGCACACGCATGGCAAAACGCACCGAACGGACAACCCCCTCAGCCAATTTCTCAGCCGAGGATTCCAGCCAGGACCCCAGATCATGGGTTTGATACTTCGACGCCCCCTCGGCCTCGACAACCTGCGCATGCCCGAGACAAAGCAGCTTCAACGCCCGTCGTACCGAACAGGTGTGGATTGGTTGCCACAGTTTATTGAGAACCAATACATTAGAATCGAGAGCACTATCCATAAACTACCTATAATCGTTATCTCCCCACATACCAAAATGTGATGATTCTGACAAGTAGTAATTTAAGATCTCTTAACTAACTGCGACAAACACATCCATGCACCACATTTGCATCGCCACTTGGCGAAATCCGATATAATGATCTCTGTATGGATGCGATCAAACCCCATTCTAAGAAAAACAGCCGCGCCCGATCACGCCTAACACGCATCTTACTCTTCCCTCTGTCCTTCTGCGCGATCACCGCTACGGCATGGACCTTTGGAGCGCTCTACTACGATGGCCCGGCCCGGCTGCCGGGTGGCTGGAACCTGATACTCGCGCTCGTCTGGTTGACCTCGGTCTCCATCATCGCAGTCAAAGCCCAAATCCTCCGTCTCTGGCAAATCCGTCTACTTGTATGTTGTTTGCCCATCTATATCTATTGGCTGAGCATTCGCCCATCTAACGATCGGAACTGGAAACCTGAATTTGCGGAAACGGGTTACGTGGATATCGACGGCGACCAACTCACCTTCCACAAGGTCAGGAACTTCGATTATCGTGCCGACGGATCACCGGCAGGCATCATCACCGAGCGATGGGAAACCCG
This genomic stretch from Oceaniferula marina harbors:
- a CDS encoding L,D-transpeptidase family protein, coding for MSSKRRQVSAKRDQCARRLRLRGLRGLPSLRRMRWVQAERGAVAWVLALALCVLAWQGLAQSDLKLASVSPPAKAGARADGTGVDGSRGVTVLEDLATRANQTYAESVGESEFREPALLGFGSAFNKAVRQRDLARLESLLRDGVSLLHWEGSGDDGLLAHCVRERELEMLVVLLQYGADPERMGWEGATPLQMAIAMRDAMMVRALLDAGANPNRQYLRPVTDGLLEITETKTMQWFLKKERRLTPLMMAANNGDLAIIKSLLDHGAEKYIRSGRFRLYPLNFASRRSDVKSMQVMLGRDPAKETKHIVLDLSDQRLRLYDDQQRVIFSSRVSTGRAGYRTPKGEYVITDKHRSHRSTIYGVSMPFFQRLSCGAIGFHSGYVPGYPASHGCIRMPYQSAKKMFSLTPAGTRVVIQD
- a CDS encoding glycoside hydrolase family 2 TIM barrel-domain containing protein yields the protein MKMKVMMFSNVRFGWFAIGLLVMVSLVGGVSGAETQSRYLTGKGNDDPVLWDFFCTKGRKSGTWTKIGVPSQWEQQGFGNYDYGNDHHYRPKGVEHHDEEGIYRRNFQIPQAWKGKRVRIVFEGVMTDAQVRVNGQLAGPIHQGGFYRFAYEITSLLKAGENQLEVHVCKVSKNKTVEMAERQADYWVLGGIFRPVFLEALPQEYIDWASVDAKADGSFDLDVFIVGAKGADRLRAQIVDSQGDALGEPFSSPVGAGVKKVSVSTKVRGHQTWTAETPHLYTVRLDLMSGDRCLHRIERKFGFRTVELKAKQGVFVNGRKIRLKGVNRHCFWPETGRTVSRALSYQDARLIKEMNMNAVRMSHYPPDKHFLEACDELGLYVINELCGWSQPAYDTEVGERLVGELVRRDQMHPSILFWANGNEGGWNTELDDDYALWDKQNRVVIHPWSLFNEIDTKHYPNYSFLEGMAKREQVFMPTEFLHGLYDGGSGSGLNDYWNLILQHEHAAGGFLWVFADEGIVRTDRNGEIDLAGNRAPDGLVGPHREKEGSFFTVKEIWSPVQVSMVSTAESGFSGKVQVENRYDFTNLDTCTLAWEKLRYTISGEEVVQRGRLDCPVVAPGERTQLLLPGDWSSTQALRVRVTNGKKQELFTWCWSLQPPNPLALCGLAGRDKQTVQVEESPGRLRARVGDFTADFDPRTGLLMGMASGAKVIPLSRGPRLAHLMELLPESQTLIRQRYDGDVLVLDVEGVNGGLNGLIWKIHPQGYLEMQCSYGGNEDDETYAFHGVTFDFPEQGVLGKRWLGQGPYRVWQNRMRGPQFGLWQCEYNDAVPGKHWPLPEFKGYFADMHWLELQRDEGNLNVVTNQSGLFARVFEPRNGTEPLHTRTANFDGGVSFLHAIPAIGTKFHAADQRGPSGLPTKIKGKQQIHLIFFPS
- a CDS encoding HNH endonuclease; the protein is MDSALDSNVLVLNKLWQPIHTCSVRRALKLLCLGHAQVVEAEGASKYQTHDLGSWLESSAEKLAEGVVRSVRFAMRVPKVIVLAMYDQLPMKEVRFTRRHVFLRDHHTCQYCGDCLPEHQLNLDHVIPRARGGRMSWENIVTSCFQCNNRKANKLPHEAKMFPRKQPEAPRWRPLFGFRRGGTMDDSWESFLY